A section of the Tamandua tetradactyla isolate mTamTet1 chromosome 4, mTamTet1.pri, whole genome shotgun sequence genome encodes:
- the TNNI1 gene encoding troponin I, slow skeletal muscle, with product MFPAELARKSKITASRKLLLKSLMLAKAKECWEQEHEEQEAEKVRYLAERIPTLQTRGLSLSALQDLCRELHAKVEVVDEERYDIEAKCLHNTREIKDLKLKVMDLRGKFKRPPLRRVRVSADAMLRALLGSKHKVSMDLRANLKSVKKEDTEKERPVEVGDWRKNVEAMSGMEGRKKMFDAAKSPTTQ from the exons ATGTTCCCTGCAGAGCTGGCC AGAAAATCCAAGATCACCGCCTCCCGCAAACTCTTGCTGAAG AGCTTGATGCTGGCCAAGGCCAAGGAGTGCTGGGAGCAGGAGCACGAGGAGCAGGAGGCTGAGAAGGTGCGCTACCTGGCCGAGCGCATCCCAACGCTGCAGACCCGCGGCCTGTCCCTCAGCGCCCTGCAG GACCTGTGCCGGGAGCTGCACGCCAAGGTGGAGGTGGTGGATGAGGAGAGGTACGACATCGAGGCCAAATGCCTCCACAACACCAGGGAG ATTAAAGACCTGAAGCTGAAGGTCATGGACCTCAGAGGCAAGTTCAAGCGCCCACCCCTGCGCCGGGTCCGTGTCTCTGCGGACGCCATGCTCCGAGccttgctgggctccaagcacaaGGTGTCCATGGACCTGAGGGCCAACCTCAAGTCTGTCAAGAAGGAAGACACGGAGAAG GAGCGGCCCGTGGAGGTGGGCGACTGGAGGAAGAACGTGGAGGCCATGTCTGGGATGGAAGGCCGGAAGAAGATGTTTGACGCCGCCAAGTCTCCGACCACACAGTAG